Part of the Archocentrus centrarchus isolate MPI-CPG fArcCen1 chromosome 4, fArcCen1, whole genome shotgun sequence genome is shown below.
GTGGTCTTGAAGAATGTGATCATGAAGAAATTGCCTAATGTTGTATAAAGTTAACATTTGTAtgttgtaatgttctaaaatGCGTGTTCCTTTcaaaatatatgtatttttcttgtatttttttaatatgaacgCTTCTtggaatttcttttttaatcacttaCAGTCAAGGAACCAAAGATGGCAACTTCACTGACCTTGATTTTctacatgaaaataaaacattttgaaaaatgtcacaaaagtaaTTAAGTCTTGTTATGTCCTCCAGTAACACTCTAAggttgaaattttgaattttacAGTATTTCAGTGAGtgccctataaagggttaagGATCCAAAACACAGTCTCCGGTCTTAAAGTCCATTAAGTGCATCCTCTGAAAACCAGCTGTCTAAGGTTACAGTCGTAATTTTTAAACGACAGAGTTACAGTCAGTAGTACCTTAGAAAAATGGTATGAGTGGATGTACCTCTATAAAGACACTTCTGTCTGAAGTATTTTGGTGCCAGAAACTTTTTTCTGTCAGAGACTGTAAAAGATGACTAATTGGTACATGAGGTCCTGTTGTGAAGCTGTGGCCGACTTGATAGTTTGAAATTGGATGAAATGAGTGAGGTGCTCTTAAGCTGATGATAACAACTTATCAGTCTCAACATACCCTGCTTTGTCATCCTTTTTTTCACTCTCATGAGAATCATAATTTACAAAAGGAATATCATGTTGTGTTGAGGAAGACTTCAAACTAGTGCCTGAATCCATAGAAAATGTTTACTGAACATCGAGGGAGTCAAAGGGTCATTTTCCCATACATTTCTATACAATGGGATTTCTGCTGGCCATtaggaaaaaaatgctgttttaacTCACTTCTGCATTAGCTTCATGTTTCATCCCCATAAGTGATGTTCTTCTTTTATGTCCAGTGTATGGTTTCTGTTTCCCTTGTTGTCCAAGCAGTATCTGAGCAAGCTTTCTTACAGCCAAGTAAATAGTTTGTATGGAAGGCAACACCCAAAACCTTAGGTTTTTGTCTGACAACTTAGCTCTTTCTTAGCTTTTTAAAATCCACCTGCATTTATATCTAATGACTAgtgaataaaacaagaaaactaaGGCTACACTTGAAGGACCAATCTGTTGGCTGTTGTCTTTAGTGGCTAAGTCATCTGAATAGCAGACTGGGATGTGCTTAGATGCCACTGCCATTTACTTTCTTTGTGTCATGTTGAAGTGGAAGTTTAACCTTCTGACTGGCAACGTCCCGTCAAGTCCTGTCTGTGGGGACGTATGTAGTGTTTCCGAatgtaagttgtgtatcagcGAGAGAccattgggaggattgtgttttttagtctgtgtgtatatgaagtgtttacatttactgtaacatttttttttttagatataccatttatttattttgggtgtgtgagggaatcactgaaaatagactgggtgcgaccagttaacaggttaaaataaACTaggtaacagaaaaaaatgtgaggtTTAAGCATAGAAGTTTAATCTTTACCCTGAtagcaacataaaaaaaaaaaatagagatagAGGGCTTCTTTATTCATACTGCAACTATAAAACAAGTGGACTTCATAGTTTGTTTTCACTAAGAAGAAACTCTCTGTGAAGAGCTTGAAACTTTCCAGTCATTCAGCTATTAGTCTTTCACCACAAAAGGTTTAAATACTCTTTTGAGTAACAGTATGAAGCGCTTACATGTTTGGAAAATATGATCTACTGTACCCATATCACCAGATCTTGAAGTGATGAACAGATTTGTCTAGTTCTTTTTTTAGCACCACGGTATTCATCATTCATCATGGTTGGAAAATCTGCTTAGTTTTAATGAGATCAGGCCATCAGTAGATATCAATATGACATAAATCTTTAATAAAGTGGAATTGCTTTAAATACGCATCTCTCCATTTTCATGTGAATAAACCTTACCCAGACTACTCTTTCTGGCTTTTTTTCACACATATTTCCCCCCCAGTCATTGTCTGTGGGTGATGAGATTATTCCCCTAACAAGGCAGCGCATTGAGGGCTGATCTGTTACGCATCAGGTTGTCTGATGACTCTTGTGTTGTCATTTAAGCCCCTTGAGTTATTATTAGCTTCCTCCGTACTCCTTTTTAAGGCACAATTTTTAGGAATAAGGCCATTTACAGAACAGAGCGGGATCAAGGGTTACTGTGGGGTTACTTTTTTCCAGTTTGGTAAACCCCAGTGCTGGTGTACAGAGTCATCCCCACACCTAATTAAAGGATATAGCAGACATGTGACTGAAAACAGAATCTCTTTGCTGGGTGAGCTGTGGAAactgttctcctttttttttttttttgactcatgCCCTTCCCCATGTCTCCAGTTAGTCAGTCAGATAAATATAAATTCTGACCATATGGAAATGGTCAGAATAGCTATAGATGATGATTGACTGCAATTACTGGCTGAAAATTAGCCAAATTTGGGGAAGAAGTCACAATTTTTTCACATCAGAACCCATTTATTTACAACCTTAACATACTTAGACTTTCAGTTAATACATACAGCATTTCAAACAACCTTGAACTCCACACAGTCATCTAAAGTACTAACACATACCAACAGCATTCTTTATACATACATATCTGCACTCACATTACTTTTCTGTCATTGTTTGCCTTGTTTTATTACAGTCCATGGCATTTCATCAGTACAAAAAGAATGATAGGAAAAGACTGATGTTGCACACAGTTGAAAAGTTGAGTTTGGTTCTAGAGCGAAACAAAAAATCATTTGATCTGGTGTGAAATAACTTTTCAGAGCAGCAGAATAGAAAGCAGGAATCACAACTTTCTCTAAAGGTACCACAGAGTCCTGGATTTGCGCTTTAGACTCAGGTAGGCATCTGAATGCAGGAATCTGGGGCAAGAGTCTCTTTCCATCAGCAGGTAAACATGTTTCTGCGCCTCATCAAAGCAGGAAAGGCTCGGTTTCTCCAGCGCCTTCTTGATCTTCTCTCTTACATGGTGGTCTACATTGATCTAAGGAAGAAACAAATATGAGATGTCAACATATCATTGTGTAATGTAGAATCAGGTTATAGCAAGTGTCCAAATATTGGTTAAGTTTGTCGGCCATCTGTAAAAATATGCTTAAAGTTAAATCCAAAATAACTCAAATGTGAACCGAAGAGGCATTTTCTTAAATAATATCCCTTATTATTTAAGAAAACCTCTGAATCCTTGGGTGACATTTTTAACAAAAGAAAGATGAATCTGAACACTCGTCATCAGATGTTGATGTGTCTCTCTATGTACTAATCTATGTTAGTAATTTTTTTGCCAAACCCTACTCattaagcaaaaaataaataatgatgatATAGTTCATTAATGATAAAATAGTTCATTCTTTCAATGAAacattaaataatatataaaatatttagctGAATGCTTAGGATTTCCAAGTTGAACCTTAGATTAGAGATTAGATTCGATTAAACTTTATTGATGCCTTTGGGAGGGTTCTGGCAGAGAAATTAAAGAAAGCCTTGAGTATCTAAATGTCGATCTTTAAAATAGATTTCAAAGATTTTATGAGCTCATATCAAGTTGCAAGTTCTGAAGCTAAAAAAGAAACCAATGTGGAAAAACCAAAAGCTGCAATTCCATGAATGGCCACGTAAGTAGTTCCCCATAGAGTCCAAGAAGAGatctttaaaaacatgtttacagcctggaacAACAAACTGCTTTATTCTCTATGGATAGATTCCTCCTTCATAACTACTGTAGGATGGATGCATTTTAAAATAGCTCATTCATCTGGATACTGGAGTGAGGTGTGTGACTGCTTTTCCTGTCACCAGCAGCTGTAGGCCTTACCTTCTGTAATTGGGGTTACTGAACTGGACCGCTCcgttgtgtttgtgctgttagtGCCTTTTAGAGGATTTCAAAGGAATTACCTGACACATAACACGGCCTGCTGTGAGGTACAGCCTGTATAATGAGACAGTATTTAAATTTATGATTGCAGCTCGCTAACCGAGCCCGCTAGCAATAGCTGGTAACTTAAGATTCCCTCCTCTTGCTCAAATATGGTCACACCTGACTCCTAAATAGCCAGAATACTTATGTTGAAGAGTCCACAAAATTACTGCCACCAGTACCAGAATTTCAAACTCGTTACCTAcgatacaaaaaaaaactgaaaaaaaagtttcctcaTGTTTTCTTGATTTTGGAATAGAAAGGTAGTATAAGTATCAGTTCTGGTAACATCCATAccacaaaccaatgggtgaAGTCTTACTGGCTTCATATATGTTTTACACACTGTCTATGGTTCACATTGGAGCAAAGTTGCTGCCATATTTGGATTTAATGAAACACTACAGAACCTCACCCCAGACACTTCAGAGCATCTTCCCTGAAAAACTGTATAGCATGTACTGTACTAAAGCACCAGAAGCAGTTGTGACATTTGGTAGTCATCCAAATTGCTTCACTGACTTTGTGAAtgctttttgcagtttttgtgctgatgccaagccaagccaagccaagtttatttataaagcactttaaaaacagcaaccactgaccaaagtgctgtacataaaacataCTTTCCCTGCTTCTGTAATGTTGGTTTGATAAAACGCTGTTTATATTTGGGATTATGTATAGTTTACAAAGTTACACAAAAGGGCAAAGAATGCTATTTGTTCTTTTAAGCATGAACCATTTGTTGGCAAACTGACCTCTCTGCAGGCTGTAGGCTGGATGAACTCCTTGTagatctcctctgctctccatCGAAGCTCTTCTGGTGAGGTGGTCAACCTAAAGTTTTCACATGCCAGCCAGAACTCGATGTTTTCCTCACTGAACTCAGACTTCAGAAATGAGCGGAATGCTGCTAAATACTCTGCAAAAAGGGAAAGGGTTAAACATACAGAATTATTCATTATATAAAAGTTATTTGTAGAATCATAAGTGTCAATTTTATGAAGAGCAACATTTCTTACTTTTATCCTTTAGCAGCTTTTCCAGAGTCAGGTGATGTTGTGATCAGTCTGGCAACTGTAACAAAAAGAGCTGactattatttttctttctcatatGCAGCAGCACAAGATAGTTAACAGTGCCAAACTTATAATACCTGAGGTTTGAAGGATACATCTCATCATTACGTTTATGTACACTGATGCACTGGATGTCTGTCTTACGCCTCGGGTTCAGTACAATGTCAgttctttaaaaatgacaacaaaaaaaatcaagttcaaTATGTTTGTTAATGTAAAGTTTACAAATGCAAACCTTACTCAGGATAATTAGTTTGCTTGGCTTACCTTCTTGGCCGCTTTATGTTGGGCATTAAATCCTTAAATTCGTAAAATCGAATCCTTGAAAACAAGAGTTTGGGCATTTAACATCCGTAATTTCCTGTAGGGAGATACAATAGCCCACTGTGATATGTGTAAAAAATGCACTGTTCCCTCCCAGGCTTGTGCTTAAACTGCCAGGAACAGTATACCTATGACGCTATGGGCCTGCTGGTACCTGTAAGTAAATGCCAATTGGATAAGAATACAGACGACTCTTGTTAGACTCAGCTACCCTAATCACTGACTCACAGCTGTAAAATTCCTACGGGAGAGCATGTCTTCCTTTACTCAAATTTCTGGAAAACAGGAATTTTGATGACTGACTACGTGATGTTCATGTAGTGCATATATGTCAATATGAGCATTTGCCTTTTTATGTTTTGCATGTCTGTATAGAAATTCAAGGGACGCTACCTATGACAAACCAGTAGTTCACAAATGTTATGCTGACGCAAGTCCAGGTATGCCACTGGATCTTGTGACAATCATACTTTGTTGTTACAATATGCAACTGGAGAGAAGTCATGaattaatgttaaagtttagtTCTTTGCATGAGCTCATCCCCCCAGAAAAGCCTTAAAACTTTTGTCAAAGGGAACTTCAGTCATTTTGTGTAGTTTCCAGATAGTGGGAATTCATGGCACATCAAAGGCACTGATTGACCACGAGGAACTTAAtaagcagcaaaacaaaagagCTTCTTTTGTGGAGCAGACCGTGAGTAACCACCAGCAGAGATGACCCATCATcttaaagaaagagaaaagttgCCTGGCTGGGGATGTAAATGTGCAGTAAAACAGGGATTGGGTCCTGTATTTGTGTCAGTTTTTGTGGGTATTGAGGTTACATAGAGAGAACAGGTATGGGAATTCCACCAATGGATGGAGGAGGACAGCGAGTAGCTAATGAAGGTAATGATACTATTACCAGGTTTAATGCAAATTGGTTGAAGAGTAGAGGAAAATGTGCCAAGGAGTTCattggggggaaggggggggcatAGGTGACAAGCCTGGACACAATGGCTGCAGTGATGAATGTTAACAGTTTTTAACAGTGATCCACTCACATATTTTTGACAATGTTGATGATATGCAGCTACAGCGTGTAGAGAGGgtctacagatgcagccacctaatgttgccgcatccagccagacgtcggccagctgaagtccagcccccagctggccgacgtccggctgtcgtcgggctggaagtccccctccttctcctgggcgtatctactttccagcatgaacacacccctttccctcaattgtagactgtcaccaaaaggtggcgccttcttaacaaaacgttgagttctgtgattcaaaaaagttttggtgaagtatcaagttttgaaaacctaaaatagatgcctaaaatttttgtcagtatgacctttcacacatttccattgcgaatcaccaaaagattcctttgtttcacttcatcttttaactaaataagtaaataaatacagtaggttaaaaaagaagcggtgctgcgctgagccaacccggtctcacggcagttcgtgcagtagtcacgaaatttaatctattgattcgtgctcatgaacacgaattccctctttttttcgtgttactcggcacgacttctaacctgcctgaaatgcagtgggataaagttcgtgcctctgagcacggcttctaagctgcagtatagttttttttttttttttttttgcccctgtcccccttttttccccccttttcttttgaactggaagctcagaagctgaattatgcctttaattgcgatccttaaccgccacttttccttttgacatgaatttctcctcgtttcatttaatgtggggtgctgcttatggttgtaacgatgacatttgtggggctttttaggtctaaatttatatttacgtgtttatggttagtgctatattcggtgtccaatttttttctgtgagttccgtggtctgaagccgttttccctctgcgttaaatccatgaaccaacgatgaataaataaatgaactacagtacccatcaccccatcggccgtaaccatggtcacgcgtattcccgttgctgtccagctaattgcattagttcacccgcttcggatgttatcaggtaattactgactttattagcggttttcaggcctgtaaatatgggccagcaagggccgtctgcacctcgtagtcagtcgagaaggtagttatcgttctaacggaggatcactgacagagaaggactacagacgaaggactacagaagaaggactacagaagccatgctcgctgacttccggcggatgctgcagtgttcaggtaagaggatttcaatggacagcgtttatatagtgatattattacggccgtgagttcaataagcacttgaaattagattaatgtggtgtaagagagcgctgatatcccaactctgagatgcatttgtagagattattgcgggttttgccgtctttgagacgctagcttaaattttctgtgcaaatgttagcggatatcgtaggaaagcgttcactatttaaacaatgttatgacagaaatatgagcttctggacttactagttaagtaaaatgattattttcagccacagattccaaataaatatcctgatgagcttcagtgcatccatattcaatatctgcgagtacagtgcttcatttaatctgcactgaactgacccagggttatcacaatgtaaaataaaatgatactggtctgaacacagttgctggatcaggtgaccctgaagcctctcttagttatgctgctataggcctagactgctggggaggttcccgtgatttctttatattcactgtaaacaaaccttatatttgcaagtttcttatattcactatttaaacaaagagcagtctgtttatacttcagactgctggcttacttgtggttcctatgatacttaagagtagaatgggatgcagagccttcagctcctctgtggaaagagccttgaggtgactgttgtgatttggcgctacacacataaaactgaaagtctggctgcctttaatcctctgtgacaaacacgaggatccatgaaacctgccagcacctgagaatgagctgaaacttgcagtgtattacattcccatcatggagaagcttccagactctgggaatcctgtcagtgagcagggactgattcactgtcctcagctttaaacaaacccagtctccatctcaggttttgactcagcctgctttggagtcactaatctagaatcatcaggctacttactttcaacaccataattttgttactgattcagtttataaacctgttttgtgctgcagcaacaatcaaacatttccgcttcatacatcattgtagtttgtgtctttgctctttcagaactgaattggaaatccaaaggtgctggaaagcttcttctccaccctcaaagccaaacttcacccatgagagctgacagcatgcaatcattttgagaagtgacactctcataaataaaggtgagcaatgatacttaatgtgtactttttgattatcatgtttaaaggtttgtcattgctcacagtggccttgtattcattaggcatttccagaatagtatccagcagtttcttgtgagctgagctgaatcatttttcttttaatacatgtttaacattcacttgagtattacttgttatacataactgtggctctgaaacaaaggctctcctgaaggagaagaagagaacctttagatcaggaaataaggaggagctgagagctgtgcagaaggatctcagaaggaaaatcagggatggaaaaaaacacctacagaaagaagatggaggaccagctactgcagagcaacaccagtggagtttggagaagcttgaactcaagttcaggccacaaagcaagcccactctgagacttaggtgccgtttacacgaagccgttttcactggaaacggtgtcgttttgatgcgtttcagcctttcgtttacacgatggcgtttcagaaacgatccgcgtttacacgaggacatgtgaaacgatgaaaacgatgtagttcccatgccaggccacaagttggcgttggttttctctttgcaaagtttgtttacgcaagacgcgcatgcgtggagtgacacagtaggtagtgcggcaaattgttcattacttacaaaacggccaatgtgagaggttttgtgtggaccgatgatgaggttggatcgctgctgcacacaacgctgaattacaaaacggtaaaaacacaggaaaagcataagaagcactcgtgaatccgcgagtactgtttatcagtttgcgcgtgcgcgaaaaactggccgtcgcaaccatagtgcgcatgtgcgagtcgagcgttttcaaatcaccccggtttcaagtgtttacacgaaaacgcaagccggtgcgtttctgaaacgctccactctggaccccgtttctgaaacacatcgttttcactctgttgtcgtgtaaacaaaagggcgaaatgcatcaaaacgacaccgttgtcgtgtaaacgcaaggccgaaacgcatcaaaacgacaccgtttcaaaatgaaaacggtctcgtgtaaacggcaccttagagtagagtgggtgaacaacttggaccactagaactaccagcattttcacactactcctttttctaccaagcgcctccaaatggcagtttacatctcattaggccaccttttgttatgtacacggggccagtagatcggaatgtgtgtgggatgggtgtgggggtggggatgggttaccactgatgacccagggtcgccaggtgtataaaaagccaggtcacaacacatatttcacctttaataagaacaaatttgtaattgagatcccagatttggaagagatgttttgtgttctccgtgcttcaggttcacagcagatggaaggaaactcaaacagccactaatgtagcctttgtgctgactgtagactgagggatctcttcaaattgttgtattcctcctcttcctcgtcacccactgcttcagatctcgctgtcaccatcagactgcagcagttatgttatttagccatgaaacatgtcgtcaccctcccttgattttttcaggcttttcagaaaacacaaaaaactgaaccgaatgttgaaaatttaatttagacaaaaataaaattttaaaaatgtctttgaccatttttttaggagggtgacgatatataaccttgttcagcctgtttgggaatgcactgagatcaataacctaatttccaacgcagatctggagaaacagcaaaaaccaacgggaccctacacagccacagatgctgctccagagctagaagttctaaaccataaagaccaacctgggaaacttgctaagtgtgacaggtccaacataaccccagatacagcccagccacagggtgaaccaaatctttcagataatgacaacagagaaccaaacgcacctccctcctaaactcaccagcctgcaccaacctgacatttctcctccctgagttaaatagatgaatggaagttaagtggttacaaacataaaaaccacgggtccacagacaggagcagtgagctgaaatcagcacaaagctacctgagaggctgtattgaactactatatataatttaatcat
Proteins encoded:
- the LOC115779073 gene encoding regulator of G-protein signaling 21, whose product is MPKLLFSRIRFYEFKDLMPNIKRPRRTDIVLNPRRKTDIQCISVHKRNDEMYPSNLRYYTQHHLTLEKLLKDKKYLAAFRSFLKSEFSEENIEFWLACENFRLTTSPEELRWRAEEIYKEFIQPTACREINVDHHVREKIKKALEKPSLSCFDEAQKHVYLLMERDSCPRFLHSDAYLSLKRKSRTLWYL